A DNA window from Halanaerobium saccharolyticum subsp. saccharolyticum DSM 6643 contains the following coding sequences:
- a CDS encoding PTS transporter subunit EIIC, whose amino-acid sequence MKGFKKLQKVGKALMTPVSVLPAAGILVAVGRLLQEQSGLIYDVGDVMFNSGIAIFEQLPLIFALGVAIGFAGDAVAALAAGVGFTVYAKVLDVMAGIINISEKTGGSVEAINTGVFGGIIVGIIASQMYKKFHSTELPPYLGFFAGKRLVPIVTAASSVLAGVLLSFIWPPIQIQINEFARFAMNSSIGPALYAAGKRALIPVGLHHVYYPPFLYEFGRFTTEAGQVLRGETARFFAGDPTAGRFMAAEFPLMLFALPSACLAMYLRAKNKVKVAGMLTTAAITSFLTGITEPIEFLFIFVAPPLYLFHVVGGFISGLLTNYFNIRIGYTFSASAIDYVLSLSNLGNPMMFWLVVGPIMAVLYFTVFYFTIPLFNFETPGRGSDAQESEAETPVSKDQRAANVLAALGGAENLESVDACITRLRLEVVDNTVVDEKELKKLGASGVMKSGSSVQVVFGPESDALKDKIKSIM is encoded by the coding sequence ATGAAAGGTTTTAAGAAATTACAAAAGGTTGGTAAGGCTTTAATGACACCAGTTTCAGTATTGCCTGCTGCTGGTATTTTAGTGGCAGTCGGAAGATTGCTGCAGGAACAAAGTGGTTTAATTTATGATGTCGGTGATGTAATGTTTAATAGTGGGATTGCAATTTTTGAGCAATTACCGCTTATTTTTGCCCTAGGTGTAGCAATTGGTTTTGCTGGAGATGCAGTTGCTGCTTTAGCTGCTGGAGTTGGTTTCACAGTATATGCAAAAGTACTTGATGTTATGGCAGGCATCATAAATATCTCTGAAAAGACCGGAGGTAGTGTTGAAGCAATTAACACAGGGGTTTTTGGAGGTATTATTGTCGGAATAATTGCTTCACAGATGTATAAGAAGTTTCATAGTACTGAACTTCCCCCATATTTAGGATTTTTTGCAGGAAAAAGATTAGTTCCTATAGTTACAGCTGCTAGTTCTGTTTTAGCAGGAGTTCTTTTATCTTTTATCTGGCCTCCAATTCAGATTCAAATTAATGAATTTGCTCGCTTTGCAATGAATTCATCTATTGGGCCAGCTTTATATGCTGCCGGAAAGAGAGCTTTAATACCTGTTGGTTTGCATCATGTTTACTATCCACCATTTTTATATGAATTCGGTCGTTTTACTACAGAAGCAGGTCAGGTTCTGAGAGGTGAAACTGCTAGATTTTTTGCTGGAGATCCAACTGCAGGACGTTTTATGGCAGCTGAATTTCCGCTAATGTTATTTGCGCTTCCATCTGCTTGTCTTGCAATGTATTTAAGAGCTAAAAACAAGGTTAAAGTTGCTGGTATGCTAACAACAGCTGCAATCACTTCATTTTTAACAGGAATCACTGAACCAATTGAATTTTTATTCATTTTTGTAGCGCCACCACTATATTTATTTCATGTGGTAGGTGGATTTATTTCCGGACTTTTAACAAATTACTTTAATATTAGAATTGGCTATACTTTTTCAGCTAGTGCTATTGATTATGTATTAAGTTTATCAAATTTAGGTAATCCAATGATGTTCTGGTTAGTTGTTGGTCCTATAATGGCAGTTTTATATTTTACAGTTTTCTATTTTACCATTCCACTTTTCAACTTTGAAACTCCTGGAAGAGGTAGTGATGCTCAAGAATCAGAGGCAGAAACACCTGTTAGTAAAGATCAGAGAGCAGCAAATGTTTTAGCTGCTTTAGGTGGTGCTGAAAACTTAGAAAGTGTAGATGCCTGTATAACAAGATTAAGATTAGAAGTTGTAGATAATACAGTTGTGGACGAAAAAGAGTTGAAAAAATTAGGGGCATCTGGAGTAATGAAATCTGGTAGTAGTGTACAGGTGGTTTTTGGCCCAGAATCTGATGCTCTCAAAGATAAAATCAAAAGTATAATGTAA
- a CDS encoding PTS sugar transporter subunit IIA, whose product MFNIFNKKEEYLAAPFAGEVTELKQVPDDAFAQKMLGDGFAITPEENVVKSPCAGEIVQIFSTGHAVGIQTKKGLEILVHIGIDTVKLDGEGFEKLVKNGDKVEVGTPLVEVDLDFIKENSPSIATPVIITNMEKVKNLELVKKGKVTAGTKVLKVELA is encoded by the coding sequence ATGTTTAATATTTTCAATAAAAAAGAAGAATATCTAGCAGCACCATTTGCTGGAGAAGTTACAGAGCTGAAGCAGGTGCCAGATGATGCTTTTGCTCAAAAAATGCTTGGAGATGGTTTTGCTATTACTCCAGAAGAAAATGTGGTTAAGTCACCATGTGCCGGAGAAATTGTACAGATTTTTTCTACAGGTCACGCAGTTGGTATCCAAACCAAAAAAGGGCTAGAAATTTTAGTTCATATTGGTATAGATACTGTGAAATTGGATGGAGAAGGATTTGAAAAATTAGTTAAAAATGGAGATAAAGTTGAGGTAGGTACTCCTCTTGTTGAAGTAGACTTAGATTTTATTAAGGAGAATTCACCATCTATTGCTACTCCAGTTATTATAACTAATATGGAGAAAGTTAAAAATTTAGAGCTTGTAAAAAAAGGTAAAGTAACAGCTGGAACTAAAGTACTTAAAGTAGAATTAGCATAA